The following proteins are co-located in the Spirosoma montaniterrae genome:
- a CDS encoding catalase yields MESQPQEFTPAPGRPHSEDKSDQSYLHTRWSGAYGTFIVTHDVSAYTSTRVFSEVGKRTRVSVRFGMVGAENDATDTERNMCGFAVTFHSDEGNWEIAGSNLPVFSVNDPQKFSDFVHTPPAHLKSPTMLWDYWSQTPESLHQVMMLMSDRGLPQSYRFMNGYGVHTFSFINANGERFWAKIRVKSAQGIEFFADTEKKAKGIDFAQRDLAEAIDRGEFPRWSLKVQVMPEAEATTYRYDPFDLTNVWPHIDYPLIDVGVVELNEKSGFLPNSFADAAVDTRFSEPAPNPDYPTPVWYERPAGRADDPYSQPGDLFRRVMKADERRRLVANVVASMNSISGPNREIIIDRQLCHWFRCDIALGMAIAQGLGVDMANLRRMMTGQHG; encoded by the coding sequence ATGGAAAGTCAGCCTCAAGAATTCACGCCCGCACCGGGCCGTCCGCATTCCGAAGATAAGAGCGACCAGTCCTATCTACACACCAGATGGTCAGGAGCTTACGGCACGTTTATCGTAACGCATGACGTGTCGGCCTACACCAGCACCAGGGTGTTTAGTGAAGTGGGCAAGCGCACCCGCGTATCGGTACGCTTCGGGATGGTGGGCGCTGAAAACGATGCTACCGATACCGAACGCAACATGTGCGGTTTTGCCGTGACATTTCATTCCGACGAGGGCAACTGGGAAATAGCCGGTAGCAACCTGCCCGTTTTTTCGGTGAACGATCCGCAAAAATTCAGCGATTTCGTTCACACACCACCCGCTCATCTGAAATCGCCGACGATGCTGTGGGATTACTGGAGTCAGACCCCCGAAAGTCTGCATCAGGTGATGATGTTGATGAGCGACCGGGGATTGCCACAGAGCTACCGATTCATGAACGGCTATGGCGTACATACGTTCAGTTTCATCAACGCCAACGGCGAGCGGTTCTGGGCGAAAATACGCGTCAAATCGGCGCAGGGCATAGAATTTTTCGCCGATACCGAAAAGAAAGCTAAAGGCATTGACTTCGCGCAGCGCGACCTCGCCGAAGCCATCGACCGGGGTGAGTTTCCGCGCTGGAGCCTGAAAGTACAGGTGATGCCCGAAGCCGAAGCCACTACCTACCGCTACGACCCGTTCGATCTTACCAACGTATGGCCCCACATCGATTATCCACTCATCGACGTGGGCGTGGTAGAGCTAAACGAAAAGTCGGGCTTTCTTCCCAACAGTTTCGCCGATGCCGCTGTTGATACCCGCTTCAGCGAACCCGCCCCGAATCCCGATTACCCCACTCCGGTCTGGTATGAACGCCCCGCCGGAAGAGCCGACGACCCGTATAGTCAACCGGGCGACTTGTTCCGTAGGGTGATGAAAGCCGACGAACGCAGGCGGCTGGTTGCCAATGTCGTGGCGTCGATGAACAGCATCAGTGGCCCTAACCGCGAGATCATTATTGATCGGCAACTGTGCCACTGGTTCCGCTGCGACATTGCGCTGGGCATGGCGATTGCGCAGGGTCTCGGCGTCGACATGGCGAACCTGCGACGGATGATGACCGGGCAGCACGGATGA
- a CDS encoding DUF4386 domain-containing protein: MKTATLPSDQHIGNLLIGGVVLIMLPYTTLTMVFDYPDILRQDPGIVLTRFHEGGSTLVGLWWLFAISGLPLLRAYVLIGQRLEGLDSAIRWATALGIISAVVQIVGLLRWPFVVPVLAAQYVNATDPATRQVVAIVFSAVHQYGGVVLGEHMGQLLTIIYTVLLSRALERLGLFPHWVSYLGYGASGIYLLAQAELFATVIPGFPNWELAGLLGSTLWLVWLLVVGIQFRRMD; encoded by the coding sequence ATGAAAACGGCAACACTTCCGTCTGACCAACATATTGGCAACTTGCTCATTGGTGGGGTTGTACTCATCATGCTTCCCTACACAACGCTGACGATGGTCTTCGACTACCCCGACATTCTGCGGCAGGACCCCGGCATTGTGCTGACCCGCTTCCATGAAGGAGGCAGTACACTCGTTGGGCTATGGTGGCTGTTTGCCATCAGCGGATTGCCCTTGCTTCGGGCGTATGTACTTATCGGTCAGCGACTTGAAGGTCTGGATTCAGCGATTCGGTGGGCTACTGCGCTGGGGATTATCTCGGCAGTGGTACAAATCGTCGGATTGCTGCGATGGCCGTTTGTAGTGCCGGTGTTGGCTGCTCAGTACGTCAACGCTACAGACCCGGCCACCCGGCAAGTCGTGGCAATCGTTTTCAGTGCGGTACACCAGTACGGAGGGGTGGTACTGGGCGAGCATATGGGGCAGCTACTGACCATTATTTATACTGTGCTATTGTCGAGGGCGTTGGAGCGGCTGGGGTTGTTTCCGCACTGGGTAAGCTACCTCGGCTACGGCGCGTCGGGTATTTATCTGCTGGCACAGGCCGAACTCTTCGCGACGGTCATACCCGGCTTCCCGAATTGGGAGCTGGCCGGGTTGCTGGGCAGCACGCTCTGGCTGGTATGGTTGCTGGTTGTAGGCATACAATTCAGACGCATGGATTGA
- a CDS encoding Crp/Fnr family transcriptional regulator → MDRLYEFLVASGFEADQQTTVIGKFQRQQLHKGELFTQEGRICDRLGFVEQGLFQFFCDRNGDELTTYTAGPDDFLVSLSSFLKQQPARESIRALTDSVIWVISRQAFVQLRHDLPPFETFYVGLLEDQINCIEESRYNLLTLTAEQRYQKMMDEEPHLLQEVPLHYLASILGVTPRHLSRIRGQIR, encoded by the coding sequence GTGGATAGATTATACGAATTTCTGGTAGCCAGTGGCTTTGAAGCCGATCAGCAAACAACCGTAATTGGAAAGTTTCAGCGGCAGCAATTGCACAAAGGCGAATTATTCACCCAGGAGGGGCGTATCTGCGACCGCTTAGGGTTTGTGGAACAGGGTCTGTTTCAGTTTTTCTGCGACCGCAACGGCGACGAACTAACGACCTACACCGCCGGTCCCGACGATTTTTTGGTTTCGTTGAGCAGTTTTCTAAAACAGCAGCCAGCCCGCGAATCGATCCGTGCGCTGACCGACAGTGTCATCTGGGTAATTTCCCGGCAGGCGTTCGTGCAGCTTCGCCACGACCTGCCACCTTTTGAAACGTTTTACGTCGGATTACTCGAAGACCAGATCAACTGCATTGAAGAGAGCCGGTATAACTTGCTGACACTGACGGCTGAACAGCGGTATCAAAAAATGATGGACGAAGAGCCGCATTTGTTGCAGGAAGTGCCGCTGCATTATCTGGCGTCGATTCTGGGAGTTACGCCCCGCCATCTGAGCCGTATCCGGGGGCAGATTCGCTGA